In one Molothrus ater isolate BHLD 08-10-18 breed brown headed cowbird chromosome 6, BPBGC_Mater_1.1, whole genome shotgun sequence genomic region, the following are encoded:
- the KCNJ11 gene encoding ATP-sensitive inward rectifier potassium channel 11: MLSRKGIIPEEYVLTRLAEDVPDHARYRARERRARFVGKNGACNVAHKNIREQGRFLQDVFTTLVDLKWPHTLLIFTMSFLCSWLLFGMVWWLIAFAHGDLDHSTRLQREPAEGTAGPAAAFVPCVTSIHSFTSAFLFSIEVQVTIGFGGRMVTEECPAAILVLIVQNIVGLVINAIMLGCIFMKTSQAHRRAETLIFSKHAVIALREGRLCFMLRVGDLRKSMIISATIRMQVVKKTASLEGEVVPLNQIDIQMENPVGGNSIFLVSPLIIYHVIDKNSPLYDISPMNLHHHEDLEIIVILEGVVETTGITTQARTSYLADEILWGQRFVPIVAEEDGRYSVDYSKFGNTVKVPTPSCTARQLEEDKSIMDTMPLSPKGTIRKRSVKLKPKFTISEEPS, translated from the coding sequence aTGCTCTCGAGGAAGGGGATCATCCCCGAGGAGTACGTGCTGACCCGGCTGGCCGAGGATGTGCCCGATCACGCTCGGTACCGCGCTCGGGAGAGGCGGGCGCGCTTCGTGGGCAAGAACGGCGCCTGCAATGTGGCCCACAAGAACATCCGCGAGCAGGGGCGCTTCCTGCAGGACGTCTTCACCACCCTGGTGGACCTCAAGTGGCCGCACACGCTGCTCATCTTcaccatgtccttcctgtgcagCTGGCTGCTCTTCGGCATGGTCTGGTGGCTCATCGCCTTCGCGCACGGGGACCTGGACCACAGCACCCGGCTGCAGCGGGAACCCGCCGAGGGGACGGCCGGGCCCGCGGCCGCCTTCGTGCCCTGCGTGACCAGCATCCACTCCTTCACCTCCGCCTTCCTCTTCTCCATCGAGGTGCAGGTGACCATCGGCTTCGGGGGGCGCATGGTGACGGAGGAGTGCCCGGCCGCCATCCTGGTGCTGATCGTGCAGAACATCGTGGGGCTGGTGATCAACGCCATCATGCTGGGCTGCATCTTCATGAAGACGTCGCAGGCCCACCGGCGGGCCGAGACCCTCATCTTCAGCAAGCACGCGGTGATCGCCCTGCGGGAGGGCCGGCTCTGCTTCATGCTGCGGGTGGGCGACCTGCGCAAGAGCATGATCATCAGTGCCACCATCCGCATGCAGGTGGTGAAGAAGACGGCCAGCCTGGAGGGCGAGGTGGTGCCCCTCAACCAGATCGACATCCAGATGGAGAACCCCGTGGGGGGCAACAGCATCTTCCTGGTCTCCCCGCTCATCATCTACCACGTGATAGACAAGAACAGCCCCCTCTACGACATCTCCCCCATGAACCTGCACCACCACGAGGACCTGGAGATCATCGTCATCTTGGAAGGGGTGGTGGAGACCACCGGCATCACCACCCAGGCCAGAACCTCCTACCTGGCGGACGAAATCCTCTGGGGCCAAAGGTTTGTGCCCATCGTGGCAGAGGAAGACGGGCGATACTCGGTGGACTACTCTAAATTCGGCAACACGGTGAAAGTGCCCACGCCCTCGTGCACTGCCcggcagctggaggaggacaAGAGCATCATGGACACCATGCCACTGTCCCCGAAAGGCACAATTAGGAAAAGGTCTGTCAAGCTAAAGCCCAAGTTTACCATAAGCGAAGAGCCTTCCTGA